tggaTATTTGCGCTTGGGTGTCTGCGCGCTTCTAACGCCAAAGCCGGTGCGTGCAGCTCGTTGGATTTATCCCCGTCTTTCTGATTTCGTACTCCACTGTTTCTCTACTCCCTCTTGCAATCCCTCACTTTACTTGACACTACCCTTTCCTGCTGTTTAGGGACTCTTTCCAGGTAAAGGCAAAGTCTCCATCTTTGCTCGCACAACTGCGTGTAAGCAGAGGCCACATCATGGTGACTGCTAAGGATCAGGGGCTTCACTCTCTTAGATGGTCTGCCACACCTTGCAAACCAGCTGTGACGCTGACAACTACTGACTTCCTCTTTGAGTCTTATCGTTGCTGATTCCCAGCAGTCAGCACATTAGGTTTCAAGAACAAACACGTCCAGACCATCTtaccacctctccctccctcacagcATGCCATTGGCCCACCATGGATGAGTTTGCAGAGTGGGGCGAGGGTACAACTGGTATCGTTGCAGCAGACAGCACCTACACCGAGGGGCTCGACTTCGATGAGTATCGtgagcagctgtggcagctcAATCAGCGCGATGCTGTCGTGTGCCTCGTTGACTGCAACGAGGGAATGTTCGGAGCTCTGCCTGCTGGTGAgtcgacaacgacgacgtcAGTCGGTAAGAGCGGAGCAAGTTCACCAGCGCGCACGCGTGGCGTCGTGAGGCTCAAACTCTCCACCACTGGTCATGAGGCGACTATGGGTAGTGGTGCTGTGGGTGACTCTGACGCAGCCGTTGGCTtgtcttcttctttcttctccaTGTCGATGCAGAGCATCCTCGCACTGATGAAAGAGAAGATCATATGCAGCAGCAAGGACGTCGTGGCGATTGTGCTGTACAACACACGGACGCCGACCCCCTCGAGGGGCTTCCGTGGGGTCTACGTGATACAAGAGGCCGCTCGCATCGGCACAGAATGCATGCagaaggtggagcagctAGAGGCAGCTGGCGCTCCCGGATCTGCCGCTTACGAGGAGTTTAAGGCCCACATCGGTCACTGGCCCACTGCATCGATGTTCCCCGCTCCCGCCGCGGCGTCTTCGGCGAGCGGTTGCGCAGAGACGAATACTGCTCTTCCGACGCCGTTGAGCGCCTCTCCCGCATTCAAGTTCAGTGAGGCACTCTgggaggtgcagcgcatcGTGCTGCGCCTCCGTACCATGCCGGATATTTGCCATCGGCGCCTCTTTGTCTTCACAAACCGCGACAACCCAAGTGGTGACGACGCCCGGGAGTGGAGCCTGTGCCGCAGTCGCGCATGCGACCTAGGCAAGGAGGGCGTTGTACTTGAAGTTTTTGGCTTCGGCAAcgctggcagtggcggtggtccGTACCCAAGCGGCAGCTCTGCAGTCGCAGATACGGCGGGGGACGCCGGTCATGGTAGGCAGTCGATCTCCTCTACAGCGTCAATATGCGCAGATGGAACGGACCGCAGCAGTAGGAGGAGCTCTGCGCGTCCGCTCTTCACTGTTTCCAGCATGTTTGACCAGTCGCTTGACCctaccactgccgccactggcGCTAATACCGGCCAGAGTGGACCCAGTCAGTCCGACTCACCTTCTTTAGCCGAAACGGGATTTGTGCCAGACTTCTTCTGGGGACCACTGCTGAGGGAGATGCAGGCGGCCTCTGCACGATTCAGTGCCAATGGTGACAGTGACAATATGGCGGCGCTGACCGAGGCCCGCGATGAGGCCTTTGTCAGCAGGGGTGGAGGTTCGATCAATGTAAACGCTGGCAACGGtacactgcagcagctgctcgactCTGTCATGCGTCGTGCAACTGCGCAGCGTCCCTTTCGGCACTGCCTGCTCCGCATCGGCGGTTTCTCTGGAACGGCCACtgggtctctctctgcgacgacagcggccgagagagatgcagagagggcgtcgcgagctgctgccgtgcccCAGATGGC
This Leishmania panamensis strain MHOM/PA/94/PSC-1 chromosome 29 sequence DNA region includes the following protein-coding sequences:
- a CDS encoding KU70 protein, putative (TriTrypDB/GeneDB-style sysID: LpmP.29.1100), which produces MDEFAEWGEGTTGIVAADSTYTEGLDFDEYREQLWQLNQRDAVVCLVDCNEGMFGALPAGESTTTTSVGKSGASSPARTRGVVRLKLSTTGHEATMGSGAVGDSDAAVGLSSSFFSMSMQSILALMKEKIICSSKDVVAIVLYNTRTPTPSRGFRGVYVIQEAARIGTECMQKVEQLEAAGAPGSAAYEEFKAHIGHWPTASMFPAPAAASSASGCAETNTALPTPLSASPAFKFSEALWEVQRIVLRLRTMPDICHRRLFVFTNRDNPSGDDAREWSLCRSRACDLGKEGVVLEVFGFGNAGSGGGPYPSGSSAVADTAGDAGHGRQSISSTASICADGTDRSSRRSSARPLFTVSSMFDQSLDPTTAATGANTGQSGPSQSDSPSLAETGFVPDFFWGPLLREMQAASARFSANGDSDNMAALTEARDEAFVSRGGGSINVNAGNGTLQQLLDSVMRRATAQRPFRHCLLRIGGFSGTATGSLSATTAAERDAERASRAAAVPQMAVSLYTPFVRARLPPREWLDKRTNRMLHRVVRLHARTNGGDGDDGGVCAGHKEGAGDSRPNQLQRFRSEKDPTEELMTGQEDVQLGDLRYYAPAGKERVYFTMAERKRIVEVAAAGAEPGFTVLHFKDLVDAVKREHSVGRSSFLHSCVQRGGAHSHRLFVLFVRRLRAKKKVAIAQYCTSAGSAPRLVALVPSPDLTGHPERRDQVPVDGLGLYVVPLPYAEDLRAVPELRACTLTNKHVTPVLEDSSVDPMHLELAKQLVSSLTVSYQVDAVLNPALQRQYRKLQELARRLFPLSVNPLYLDVETSLARVEEEDAGAEDTDEAPWELDGTLPDYEGMRSFAALFHSFNKEVLGNDYDAFLYCPHPRAAAMATRRPRGGAAEVSAAGGSAAVSTEEDGDPVPIEQVIRHAAAENAWEGLIIPQLKRYLTATNVSAGGARRKADLIELVKQHFPPPS